The nucleotide window AAGATAAAgaagcagatgtgtgtgtgtgtggatgattTTTGTTTAGTAAATAAAGAATCAGATGGTCAAAGTTGAGAGGAAGACAACTGTATATGGTGTTTCTCTGTGGGAGAAATAAAATCAGTCTCAGACGTCCAGCTGTTTTAATTGGAGGTGTTCTCATTTGTATGTACAAAGCTTGTACTTATTTATGATGATCAataaattgtacatttttatctttttatcagTAATTGACTCATGTTAAATCTGAACTAAGgccttgtttttctctgacaaTATAActgacagctcagtgttttgtatgtttgtgttttgatcatatcattaagaaataaatatttcaagtcATCAGATGCtcttcacacattttttattgGATAATCATGGGGTTAGTGAACATGTTACAAGATGACACTGATCAGGATTATAAGATCATATTCATCACAAATATTCATTTCAAACCATCATGAGACAGTgtgatatttaaatgaaacatttattcAGCAGTGAAGCACTGGACACATGAGAAGCCTGGTTAAGACACAGAGACTCTGAGCAGGTAAGTTAACAACTGACTTCTGCTAAAGCTTGTCACTCCTTGTTACTTACACAGCCCTTCAAACAGTGTGATTTCTGTATTGAACCTTTTACGCAGGATACCCTCCAACTCTTTCAAATCCATCTGCTTCACATCATAACCACGTCTATTCTCCGGCGCATTGGGATCCTTTGTCACAATTTCATTGTTACTGTCAGGGTCATTTCTTCCCACTGCAGCATGTGTGGGGAAAAACTGCCTCTGAAGCTCAGGAAGGTTGGGATTGTATGATGGGCAGCAGTAGGCAGACCACATGTACTCAGGAACAACCACCCTGTTATTGATCATGTGTTGTCCATTCTCATAAGGCATGACTCCAGTGATCACATACATCTCCCCTGTGCAGTGAGCGAGTCTTCCCAACACCTCGTTCTCCAGACCACCCCAGACGACATTATTGGAGCCTAGCCTCTGAGGAACAATGTTTGTCAAGGTAAAGGTGGCCTCTACATCGTCCACTGTATTCTGGTGTCCGGCGGCGTTGAGATGGCCCCTGGTGTGGAGGGGAGCCGCTGTGTAGTCTTCATCCATTGCCTGGCTCTCCCTCACATTTTGGTCATCAACTGGGAAGGGTTTCAtgtattgtttgtcttttgaatTTGCCAGCTAATtaacaaagagagaagaagataTTACGTCTTTATTACAGAACCATAAATATATCAACTCTGCAGTCAAAACTGGACTTGTGCAAATTAAACTAATTCATGGGATTTATTGGACACCTGCAAAACATTAAACAGAGGCTGTGAATATTATATTAATGTAAATTGTTTCCCTTAAATTGGCTGATTGATTGTGCATGCTTATATATTTCTACTGCTGGATGTGACCTTTCCTTTGTTACCTCACCagataaaaatgtgtattttatgtatctacagttttaatgaaatgttaCCTAATTTTCTCCTAATTGGACTGAGTGGGTCACTTGATATTTgcctttttaaatgtcagctgtTCTTTCATCCTTATTTATTTGCAGAAGACCAAATAGTTTCTAGGATTGTCTCAAAGTATTAGGATACTGGAACATATTAAAACATTCACTTCTTTTATGAGTTAAATGGTTTATACATATCACTAACCAGCACTTCTTTATCTCCATGCACTTTGCCTTATCTAATAGATTTAGTATTCAGACTTACATcatatttaaatacatgtaTCTTTTGCTAATCCTAAAATTATAATGTGACATTCAATAAAAAATCACTATGAATGAGTTATATTTTGATGGGTCATGTTctgacaaaatgaaagcagTGTAAAAAAGACGGCAGTATACTGgtacttttattcttttctttttgtttctatcgttatttatttttgcatctttGACCTCTAACTGCTTCTTGGAACTATACAATGACAGTACTTTTGCTTGCATACAGTTTTTTGCAACTCTGCCCACCACATCTTACCTGTGGTTCATAATACCAGGTTTCCCGTCCGGGTGGCTGACCTTGTCCCCTGAGTATGTACGCAGAGTACAGTGGTGCACGATTAGCACGGTTGTACAGGGTGGCAAAGCGGAAGTCTTTGTTGTAGAACTGGCATATTGGCTGCAAATGATGATTAGGATCAGGGAAACCTGTTGGTGGAGTTTTCTTATAAAAGAACTTCTTGCAATCTGAAAAGTTTTTGCCCGCTAGCTTTCCACAGACCAGACCACCAAACCAGGGCAGGAGAAGAAGCAGAACTCCAGCTGAGAATCGCAGCATCTTCCTTTGAGACATCACTgcacaacagagcagagagctgatGATTTGTACctgtgatggagaaagagatgTCTGTTAGACAGTGAACACAGTTTGTTGAAGACCTCCTCTCAGACAAGTCTCTTCTAAATAGTCTTACCTAGAAGTTTTCCTCCACGTTGATCACCAGAGCTGATTTCTGAGCAGATGAATGCTCTGAACTCACACAGCTCTCGAGTTAAATACTCCTCGTTCAGTCTCTGGGGGCGGCACATAGCTGtactcttctcctctgcctttgCATATCTAACATATTAGATTTGTGTTAAACCTCACTGTCAAGTCATTTCACTGTGTTCCAGATGTATAATAAAATAACTGTGAGATAAAATAAAAGCCAGCTGAAGTGACAGGATAGAGCATTTAGAATTACAGAGCAGATATACGTGAGGATCATTTTCCTGGAGTAAATAAGAAAAGATAAATTCTCAGAGCAGACAGCTGACAGCTGTGTAGGGACCAAAACACTGGACCTCAAAATTTAAATGGTTGAGAAATTAGTTAAGAGTTGGCTCTGTGGCCATGGTGGTAAAGGGCTAGGGAATGTGTCATGTCCCCAtaaagataggtgtacaagaatgtgcagtaaatgtgtgtgtgtgtgtgtgtgtgtgtgtgtgtgtgtgtgtgtgtgtgtgtgtgtgtgtgtgtgtgtgcgcgcgtgtgtgtgcatgtttgcccTGCAAACAGACAGCTGTCCCAGGTGAAAAAGGAATATACTTAAATTGCACTTTGTGGCCTATTTATGTACTTATCACATTTTAATTGTACTCTACTGCGTGCATATTAATACTGAGTAATACTTTTAGAAATGCTGCTATTTGCAGTATATTTTCATTTACCTGTGATAAAATGGAGCAACTCTATGTACCTTTAGTGTAAGCTAAATGCACTTAAATTTCATTGAAAATACCCTTTGTGCTGTACTTGATGGACAGTTTGAGCATATTTTAAGGTTCACATAAATGTGTTCCCTGCAATAGCATATCAGTTCATCATTAATTTATTACCAGTATAATCCAAGACCCGCTTTTAgtatattaaaaatgtgttttatagtTTTAGAAAACTATTCTCTGTGACAGTAACTCATTATTGCTGCATTAAAAATACTGTGCAAAATTCCCTTACTACTCTTTGCTTCTGTTCTGTCAGCATAGTCAAATTATGTTCAACCAGAGTCATTCAATTGTGTTTTAGATGTATAATAAAATAACTATGAGAATCATAAAAGCCAAATGAAGTGACAGGGCGGCCAGAGTACAGGACAGAGTTAAACATACTTTTGAATAAAAGAGCAGATATTTGCGCGGTGTCTCGTACGAACATTTTCCTTGGGTAAATAAAAGAAGGGAAATTTCCAAAATTGGCAAAAGCCATAAAATCCTTCTCAATGAGCCACTGTCCCTTAATCCTCTCTTTGAACGGTTATCCAAAGGTCATCAATAAAATTTGCaattttaaagtgtgtgtgtgtgcacagagagagagagaaataaagagacatCTGATACTGTTgtgctggggaaaaaaatgtctgttggAGACTGTAAAGATGGACTTTGTTTGCAGAGCTTTTCTCAGACAAATAACTGTTGCACAAAATAATCTCATTACTGTTTTCTTCAAGGTGAGTACAGCTATGCATTTATAGGCTGCATATCCttctgacaaaataataaaatctctGTCAGACAATCTGCCTTTTTATTTGGAGGACCTCTATTTTTCTATATACAATACGCTGGTACTTACACTGCCCAGGAAACAGACATGTttcccagtgcatgctgggattgaGATGGTCCCCGGTGTAGCCAGAGCTCTGGATTGTGGATTGGAAAAGGCTGCATATCTGGGTTGGATTTGTGAGACAGAAGcttgaaaagagagagaaggagatgccacttttttaaagttttttgcTGCGTCATTGAGTTTAatgggtgtgtgagtgtttctatGTTTCTGATGTGTAAACAGGTGTGTGACTGATTCAGTCACCTGGTCggaaaagaaatagaaataaaataagtaaataatacAGTGCTGCGAGACTGAATTCTTCTATATTCATTTGAGAGAGACTGCTTCTGCTTAAAtgtaacaacaaaaactgcattCACAAGAAGTCACACACTGACCCCAACTGCACATTATttaacacactgtatttttcatttaccaTCATGACCTTACAAACCAAGTGGCATTGGGCTGTTTGCCATCTGCAGGGCAGAGTGTGTATTACTACATTAAAAAGTAGCAGGGCACAGTTCCACTATTCATTCAAACACAGTGTGTCTCATCAAGTCAATTCAGTGTGTTGaagataaatgataaatcatGCAAAGACTTACAGCCACACTTTGATAGCAATGTTAATTGAGTTCATTTAGAGTGAACCAGCTCTGTTGCAGTATGTCCATCTCCAACAATGTTCTCTGCTCAGCGTTTCCCCCTGATCAGGCCACTCGTGCAGATGCTGCATGGCTGGAAGGTGAAGACAGGTTAAGGTGTCTGTCTGGGATTATTATAGAATAATAAGAAAactaacaatatcaaaaatattcttttcttGGAAAATAAGACCAACATACATAGGGCCATACCTCAACAGAACAGTATGCCATGTTTTTCTAAACTGTCTACATGCaaaagtgtgtctgtgctgttttcctgctgctgaacTGAGTGTGTACACAAATGTTCACAATGTGACGTGTGCAACCATTTTGTTTGGATGTGTTGGTATTGTATTGATAAAGTTATTGATGATGCTGAATAAACATTTCAGTGCActcatgttgttttaatgtaaaatcatgGAGTTAGTTATTGAACATGTTACAAGAAGGAACaatatttgttttacaaaatCCTGATCATTTGAAAAAATTAATTTCAGTCATCATGAGATAATCATCATATCCTGGTTCATCAAACTCTGATCTCACTCAGTAATTAAAGAGACAGTTAAGGAGCGAGGGAATGAAATCTTTGTAACTTGTTGATTCTGAGCAGACAGTATGTGGTGACTCCTGCATTTGATTTTAACAAGGAACTAAAGCTTTTCCACTTTGTTTCTGACACTGCCCAGCAAACAGACTGATGGGCATGGCCAGCCTTTGTCTCAGGATGCCCTCTAGAGTCTCTAAAGACATCTGCTTCACATCATAGCCTCGCACTGAGGCCTTCACCTTGACATTAATTGGCACAATCTCCTCTCCACTGCTGCGGTCATTTCTTCCCACTGCAGCATGTGTGGGGAAAAATGGCTGCTCAGACTCAGGAAGGTCAGATCTGTATGATGGGCAGCAGTAGGCAGACCACATGTACTCAGGAACAGACACCCTGTTGTTAATCCAGCGTGATCCAGACTCATAAGGCATGGCCCCAGTGATCACATACATCGGCCCCTCGCAGAAAGCCTCGAATCTTTCCAGCACCTTACTCTCCAGACGGCTCCAAGGGCCAGAGTTGGAGCCCGCCCGCTGAGGGACAATGTTAGTCAGAGTGAAGGTGGCCTCACGGTCCTCTTTTGTCTTctggtgcatgctgggattgaGATGGCCTTTGGTGAAGTTGGAATTCTTGTAGTCCTGAAGCACCGCCTGGCTCTCCATCACATTCTGGTCCACGGGAGTACGGAAAGGTTTCATCTCTGAGCTGGCACGGGAAAACGCcaactgaaagaaagaaagatgagtgTTTTGCTGCTTATTGATGCCACAGTTTGGAGGAGGGTTCTTACACTTCTGCTTGAAGTTGGTGGCAAAAAACCTTCCTTGTGGTAACGACACTCTGACCACAGTGACACTTCAGTTTAAGCGGAAATTCTATAGAACAGCTTCTCATGTTGCCTTGAAtttctgtgcatttctgtgtgaaGACTGTGTAATCTTCTGTGAGTGAGTCTTTAAAGGAAATTGCTCTTAAACATCACACACTGTCTTTCTACTCACCTGTGGCTCATACATCCAAATGCTGTTGGGCCGTTTGCCATCTGCAGGGCTGAGTATGTACGCAGAGTACAGTGGTGTGCGATACTGGCGGTGATACAGGCTGGCAAAGTGGTACTGGTTTTTGTAGCGCTGGCATATTGGCTGGTATCCAGATGCACTGATGCCCTGCGGTGGAGTTTTCTCATAGAAGAAATCCAGGCACTGGGAGAAGTCGCTGCTGATCTCACCGAGGACCAAGCCACCAAACCAGGACAGGAGAAGAAGCGGAGCTCCCGTGGAGAAACGCAGCATCTTCCTTTGAGACATCCTGCacaacagagcagcaggcagGAATGAGATGTCAGACACAGACTTCCTCTAGAGCTGCGTTTCCTTTGTGTCCATTCAGCGTCTGGAGTATAGGTGCTTGTGAGCTGTCACTGGGTTTTCCTCTTATATATACTGACAGCAGGAACCCCGTGGGTGACAGTTTTAACCCACCCCCAACCCCTGTTCGCTATCAAACTTCCCCCACTAACCAGCAGTCAGGCTGTCTTCTGAGAAACAATGGCTCtacaaatccttttttttttttaaaagatcagTCAGCTGAAGTAAAGACCATCTTGTTTCAAGTCATCAATCTTTTGGTGATTTTGGACCCCAAAACCTGCAGATATCTTCTCTGTCACACCACTCATGTAGGTCTGCTGGCACAGGAGACAGTCAGACAAGAGTAAAACACCTGTGGTAAATGTTACAGGAACTGACGGTGCAGTTTCTGGTTTCTGGCGGTTGTGGaggttgttgttgtctgtgttctCTACGTCTCCTCCAGGACCAGGTTTTCAAGCCTGAAACCAGCTGAGGTGATGCTTCATCTCTGTGCAGAGCGTGTACCCTCCAGCTTTCTCACACTTTGTCTAAAAAGATGAGACGTCAGGAGAATTAGAGGTGCGAAAAAAAACATGGGTAACTTGCATGACACAGATGCTTGAGGTGCAGAGAACAGTAGTCCTGCATTTTTTCAGTACTGTCCTAAATTGCTTCCAGGAGTTGATTAAGGCAACTTCGGATGTTTACTGGCAACAAGTCTCTTTCCAGTTTCTGTGTGATCTTACATTCTTGTCTCACCGAAACTCTGAAAGATATAAAAAGCTTGATATACTGAACATTGTACTTCCGCTATTTCTTAACTGCAATTTTACAAAAAGTCTGTGGCTTCTTTATTTCGTTATGTGCTTTATGTGTTGGTGGGAAAATCCTCCTGTGGACAGGACATAAATATGGGGGGGAAACCAAAGTGATGTACATCACAAATAAAGGCCATGAGGTACCTAAAGGGTTGATGAGTTGACAGATAATACCAATACTTGTTTTGAGTGTCAATAATGTCGTGAATAGATGAAAAAATCAATCTGTCTCACATTAGGTCACGTTCTGGGCTCATAAACACTCCTTTTAGTGACTGcactctttctctgctgttgttgGGAGTGGGTCAGATTAAAAATCCTCAGTAGAAGACTCATCTTAacatctccacctccttctcAAAAACAggatatttatacatttatttgtgatttgTAAATCTGATTAGTTTCTCCTGGAGGTggaagtcagatttttttttcttttttttcaatacaCCATGCCTGCCAGGATTATTTTCTGGATTTTCTGGAGACATTTATAGTATGAATTtgtaggaaaacacattttcttagCATAAACAATACAAAAGTGTGCTAGACTTGCTGCCTGAGGAGAAATTGCAGGATTTGATCAGGAGTAAAAAGAGCACTAACTAAACAAATCTTGAAATTTGTCCTTGAGATGAAGGTGATAGACTGTACATTATGGCCCTCtagtgagcagagagagacatgacTATCTGGGACACAGACACTGATCATGGCCAGGTGAGTCAAACTGGTTGGACTGTGAGTAATAACGCTGTGTTTACAGTCACTGGTGATGAGTCGTAACCTGTGGATGGCCAGGAATTACCATGGCTTTTTGTTTCCACATAGAGGAGAGCTGCTGAGTCTTACTTACAGTGACGTCCTCTGTGTCAGCAGgtttcccttcttctttttgttttgtgttactgACTCAGAGACTGCAGGGTGTGTTTTGGAACTTACATTGAACACCTGTCTGAAATAAGTCTGTACATTAGTTAAAGCACAATGAATGAGCCCTTACTCCTTATATGAAAGTTGAGGCAATAAACACAGTATACAGAAGTAGTTATATTGATAACAACTGTGACTGTTGTTTGCTTTAAGTATAAATCAGTAAAGCTAATCAGGTGCAGAAATTGTTACTAATATGTTTATTAATGGCTTATAAATCATTTATACTGCTTTATAGAACAAGTTATCAGCCAGGCTGTGATTAttgttcttcctcctccagcattccacttgatttttcttttaattcattAACAGGATTCCTCCTATGGATCATATGACCTCTGATCTTCTGGATCAACTTGGtgacatttacagctgcagactTCGAGTAGTGACAGTGCTTATCAATAGCTTGTTCCTACTATAAATACTAACTTTATAAGAGCGTTTTAGTGAGGCTATATGTCTCTCCGTGTCTCCTCATCAGGGTGACTACAGATGGCTTCATTACCTTAGTGCGATAACATTGTATCAGACTGCTTCTtatgtttcctgtctttctaAGAAAAGCCTGTTTAGCTCCTGGCACATTAAGACCGTGCGCGCTGTCTGACACGTTCATCTCGGCTGCACGGAGCCTGTTGCTGCACGCCCTCTGTCTCTTCCGTGAAAACATTTGCTCCGCCGTCGGCCTCAGACCACTCCCTCTCTCGTTGTGAACGGAAGAGCAGCCCAGTCTTTACTTGTCACAGTGTTGCCACCAGAcggttttttttccttcttcaggATTATGAGTTGGGCCGAGAATGGCGGAGGCCAGCGCACTTGAGGAGCTCCAGTCGGAGCTGACCTGCCCGGTGTGTTTGGAGCTGTTCCGTGACCCGGTGATCCTCGAGTGCGGACACCACTTTTGCCAGGTGTGCATCATCCAGTGCTGGGAAGCCAAGGCGGACGAGCTGTCGAACTGCCCGAAGTGTAGAAAGTCGTGCGCGCGCAAACTGCGACCCAACTCGCTCCTGTGCAACGTCGTGGACAGCGTGCGCAGAGCCCGGACCATGGACACGGCCGCGGGGTTAATCGGGTGGCACCCGGAAGGCGCGCCGGAGGAGCCGGAGGAACGGGAGCGCGGGTCCAGCATGACCAGCGTGACCTCGTCCATCGGGCACTGGCCGCACCTGGGCATGGATATGTGCGAGGAGCATGAGGAGAAGCTGAAGCTTTACTGCGAGGACGACCAGCTCCCCATCTGTCTGGTGTGCGGCATGTCCCGAGACCACAAGACCCACAACGTTATACCTATCATCGAGGCTTTTGAAAACTACAGGGTACTGTCTCATGAGTTCAGACACGTTTCTTTCTGATAGCCTCCAGTCAGTTTACACCCAGTCTGTCTCATTTGACAGGTTAACGACCAAAACCTTAAATCACACCACCTTATTCAGTTTGCAGCTTTACAACTCATTTCTGTTTGATATTTGGTAATAGTTGGAGCTGCAAGATAAAATTTGGACTTAAGTTTTAGGGAGTGCCACACTCCACCATGCTCATTTAACACTCCTCTCCTTGTTCCAGTAGGAAATGCTCTTCAGGTTTGACAAACTTTCCTAAAAGTCCAATCAAAACTTGGCTATTAATACTTGATTTCTAATAAACCACAGCTGCTCTGGTGTTAACAGTCAGGGCTTTCACAACATGTTAGTTGTTTTTGAAAGCAgactcccttttttttcctcagcagcCTCTGGGTACCTAGTGTTTTGACTGGAATTCAGCAGGTCAGTGTGAGCTCTTCTAACCCCACTGCACTTTCAACCTCGCAGCTCACCATCACCAGTTTTTGTTTGGAGGCCCTCTCAGTGTATTTTAACGGTGCTGAATTCCCACTTTGTTTGAATGTGTGCGTCAGAGAGTTCAGTTGAGGAAAGTCGGGCATCATATGACTCCCGTTAAAGATGTTGTTGTTCAGAGAGCGGCACCAATCAAATTAACTGTTCATTTAACTATAATCCAGTTTACTGACCCCTGCTTTCTAACCATGTTTTTCATGTGACCGTCTATTTTTGCTGCCCACCAACAGGACAAGCTCTCTGTGGCCCTGGAGAGGGTTCAGCTACAGACAGAGGAGGCCACGCTCttccaaaaacagacaaatgaaaagatcCTCTTCATTAAGGTATCAagatatgtctgtgtttgtttgtgtatctgtttctgtgtgaagcATTGTGAAAGAACATTTTCTGAATGTAACCCTCACAAAGaaatacttgtgtgtgtgtgaatagaaCCTGAAATTCTGGTAGCTAGGCAACATTCACCTGCATTCCTCCACCTGTACCTGTCTGGCAGACGTGAATAATGGCTGAGTCCTAATTATGACCGGTGGTGACACAACAGGTTGTTACTCAGCGTCGCTCGTCAAACGTGGCGATCCCCATGTTTTGCAAATGGTCTGCAGCTGAAATACAATAGGTGGTTCATAAACATTAGAACACGTCATGgcatgtttgtctttctcaCGGTCATATTTTTTCGACAGGcg belongs to Lates calcarifer isolate ASB-BC8 linkage group LG8, TLL_Latcal_v3, whole genome shotgun sequence and includes:
- the LOC108885539 gene encoding endonuclease domain-containing 1 protein, with the translated sequence MSQRKMLRFSAGVLLLLLPWFGGLVCGKLAGKNFSDCKKFFYKKTPPTGFPDPNHHLQPICQFYNKDFRFATLYNRANRAPLYSAYILRGQGQPPGRETWYYEPQLANSKDKQYMKPFPVDDQNVRESQAMDEDYTAAPLHTRGHLNAAGHQNTVDDVEATFTLTNIVPQRLGSNNVVWGGLENEVLGRLAHCTGEMYVITGVMPYENGQHMINNRVVVPEYMWSAYCCPSYNPNLPELQRQFFPTHAAVGRNDPDSNNEIVTKDPNAPENRRGYDVKQMDLKELEGILRKRFNTEITLFEGLCK
- the LOC108885541 gene encoding endonuclease domain-containing 1 protein, producing the protein MSQRKMLRFSTGAPLLLLSWFGGLVLGEISSDFSQCLDFFYEKTPPQGISASGYQPICQRYKNQYHFASLYHRQYRTPLYSAYILSPADGKRPNSIWMYEPQLAFSRASSEMKPFRTPVDQNVMESQAVLQDYKNSNFTKGHLNPSMHQKTKEDREATFTLTNIVPQRAGSNSGPWSRLESKVLERFEAFCEGPMYVITGAMPYESGSRWINNRVSVPEYMWSAYCCPSYRSDLPESEQPFFPTHAAVGRNDRSSGEEIVPINVKVKASVRGYDVKQMSLETLEGILRQRLAMPISLFAGQCQKQSGKALVPC